The following nucleotide sequence is from Anaerococcus sp. Marseille-Q7828.
AGGATAATGTACAAAAATAATTCATAATAAAAAATAGTTTTAGAAAACAATTGTAAATCTAAAACTATTTTTAATCATGGTATCCATATCAAAATGACACTGAAAGTAGAGCTACTGAATATAATAAGTAAAATTATACAATCCCCGCATCCTTAATAACAGCCTTTATGATTTCTTGCTCTTTTAATGGTTTTGTAGTTGTTGTAAAGTCTTCTTTAACTTCTATATCTGGTTTTGTTTTGTCTAGTTCATTTATTGATCCAGATTCTGTTAGACCTAGACCATCTGAAAATCTTAATACATATCCAGTTCTTGGCAGGTCAACTTGCAAAGGATCAAAGCCTATACCATCTCCCCCAGTCCTTGTGCCGACTAGTTTTGCTAGTTTTGTTTCTTTGCAAAACGATGCGAGCATTTCAGCTGATGAATACACTCCCTCATCTACCAATAGATAAATATTTCCTTTAAAACCAATTGTATTCTCATCGGCGTCTACATAGTCTTCATAGGATAGATAGTAATCAAAGTCCTTCAATATATCTTTTGTTTTTTCATCAAAATCACAGTTTTTTACAAAAGAGTCTGTATCTGGCCTGTAGCCTTCTTGTTTTATGGCTTTGCTATTAATCTCACCCGATTTTATAAAACTATAGTTTATTGTTTGGTAGTTTTGATTAATTATTTGGGGTAGTAGAAATTCTTGCCAGTATCTAGAATCTCCTCCCCCATTTCCCCTAATGTCTATAATTAAATTAGGATAATTTTTGATTTCTTGTAAAAATTTTGTTAAAGTTATTTCATCATTTTTTCTATACAAATCTTCGAGCATAGAATTTACTTTCATATAGGCAAGCTGATCTTTTATTATTATATCGGTTGTTAGATTATCAATATCTGATGAATCCTCACTAGGATTATCTATGTTTTCTTTTATGTATTTTTTTATGCTTTGATTATTGATGTTGTATCTTTTTCTAACATTTTCTTTCTCATATATCTTAGAAAAATCGTGACGCCAATCAGCGTTAGCTGTGTGATAATAGCTTATGTATAAGGTCATGGCAAATGACTCATCAATTAATCCTGTATGCCAATTATTTAGATCTCTTAAAACGTCATTCATTCTATTATAAAAATCTGAGTCACTTTTAGATTCTTTTATGTAATCTTCATAATCTTTTTTATTATCAAGCCAATCTATACCATATGCCATTTTATTAATTTCAAAAAAAGGATAATATTTTTCTAATGTGTCATAAGCATAGTTAAAATCATACAAATAATCTTCAGTAGTTAGGTTAAATTCACTACTGTCAATTTCTTTTAAGTTTATTGTATTTATGTCATTAGCTTTATTTTGATTAATATTGTTTACAAATGCTATTATTACTATTAAAATAGGGATAATTATAAGTAATTTTCTTTTCTTCATAGAGGCTCCTAGGTATATTATCAGATGATTTTTATATACTAATTATAATAAAATTGCAGATATAATAAAAGCAAGCAATTAATAATTTTTTCATTAAAATGCTTGCTAAATGAATTTATTTAATATTGTGCTTTTCCATTCTTTGTTGAAATAAATCTGTGATTATTTTCCTAAGTTCTTCGCCTTCTTATATAAAATTATAAATCTTTTGATTTTTTAATCCAATCATTATTAGAAATTAATTCATTATGTATTTTATCAAATTCTTCTTTTGTTGTGTATATGCTGATTTCTCTAGAAGTAAATATTACCTTGTAATTAAAAGTAAAATTATCTAACAATAACTCCGATAATTTTAAATAAGTTCTTTTATTGATAAATATTTCAATATCTATCAAATCCTTAATTAACGAAAAATGTCTTGTTGAATGAAAATGCTCACCAAAATCATTATATATACTATTAAAAAATAAGGCATCTTCTTCATAAAAGAAAGAAGCAAAATCTTTAAAAATATAGAGTTCATCAGTATTCCATTGATTTAATCGTTTCTTTGCTAGTGGATACGCTCCACCAATAGGATCTGCAGGAAAGGGACAATTATTGGCTTCAGTTAATATATATCCATAATGTTTCCCTAAGCAAAGTACATGATAAGCTACTATATAATAAACTTTATCAACTACTTCTCTATTATTTATTATATGCAATATAAAAGAAATATATTCTCGCGTTAATCTTTCCTCGAATGATTTAACATCTATTCTAAAATGACCAATCCTAGGTTGAAGAAGTACACCACTAAGTTTATTAACACTTTTATTATTATAGATGAAGTTTTCATTAAGTTCTGGGGTTATTAATATAAAATCCGAAAGATTATATTTGTATGAAAGAGATATAATTTCTAATTTTAGGTCTGTATTGTTACTTAAATAATCATCTATATAATTTTTTGTAATATTTTCCATAATTAATCCTTTATTTTCATATGCCTTTAAATCAGTCGTACAAATCTTCAACATCAATTACATCTATACCATTGTCTACAAGAAGTTTTGCAAATACTCCTTTTCCATCTATTAATTTACCCGAAAATGAACCATCATATATATTATTTACTCCGCAAGATGGACTTCTTGATTGGAGGATTACTAAATCCACTTGATTGTCAATAACTTTATCCAAGGCTATTTGAGCACCTTTTTTGAATTCATAGTCTACTGATGATCCATTTTCCAATTTGACTTCTCCATCGACAATCTCTGCCGGCTTTCTAGGTATGGGTAGGCCTCCTAATACTTCTGGGCATATGCTTATAACTTCCTTGCCTTTTAGGAATTCTACTAATTTTTTACTATAGTTATTGCCTCCGTTGTATTTGCAATTTTCACCTAATAGGCAAGCACTGACTGCTATTTTCATAGGTTTCCTTTCAATTATATTATGCTCTAATTATAAACTACTTTTTGTTAACAACAAATCTACATTTTGGATAGTTTGAGCAACCGATAAATTCTCCGTATTTGCCCTTTCTTTCAACTAGTTGACCACCGCATCTTGGGCAAATGTTTTGTTTGATTTTTTCTTCATTAGCTTTTTTTATCTTCTTTATATCTCTAGTATGAGAGAAATCACTTTGATATGATTTATTTTTCTCTATTATTTTTTCAATATTTTTCACTTCATCAAAAGATATTACTTCTTCGGTGGATAAGGATTTAATAACATTACTTACATATGCTATTTTACAGACTTTTGCATTATTAACCTCAATTGAATCTAAGTTAGCTTCTCCAGAAAAGGCAATTATAGAATGATATACCATGTCTGGATAATATGGTTTTAATATTGCTTCCAGTGCTTTAATATGGGCATAGTTTTGGAAAATTGGATTCATAAAATAATATTTTTTACCAGATAGGTTTTGAGTCCACTGGTTTGAGAATTCTTTACCATAGATCTTGCCCTTATATCCCTTAGTTTCAATGCAAAATATTCCATAACAAGATATTACAATATGATCTATTTGAGTAGTTTTTGTATTATCGCTTGGGTTCTTAAGCTTTATATCATGAAGTTTGATATATTTATCCCTGTCCAAATCTTTGATTAAAAGAGCTGTAGCAAGTTCCCCTATATCTCCCTTAAATTTGGATCGAAAGACAGTTACTAATAAAATACATCCTATAAAAAATGCAATTGATAATTTCAATGCCATAATATCTCCTTGATAAGTTACATATCTGTTAGTACTATTCCTTATATTTAATCTAATGTTATAAAATTTATCTCATATTTTAAGCTTTTTCTTTGTTGGTTAGTACCTTTCTTAGTAAAGTAATCCTCACTAACAACTCTACCACCACACTTTTCTGCCACGCGTTTTGATGCTATATTATCTTCGTTAACAAAAATAGTTACTCTTTCGGCTCCTTTGCTTTTGGAGTATCCTATCAAGCCTTTTGCAATTTCAGTTGCATATCCCTTGCCCCATAAATCTTTGTGCACACAATATGCTATATCATAGACTTTATCATCATCAGTTTTAATAAAACTGCAAGTACCTACCCTTTCCAAAGTATCTCTAAACACTGGTATCAGATAGCAACACTCCTCATCATCGCCCAATTTTTCTAGTTCTTTAAGATATTCCTGGTCTATCTCATATTTCACCTCATCTGGAAGATACTCTCCGATTTCTGGATCATTCCAAATTTTATATGCCCAGAGAGCATCCTCTTTGGTAAATCCTCTGATTAATAACCTAGGCGTTTCAATATTTTCAATTTTCATAATTTTCCTTTAAATATTTTTATTTATCTTTGATTACTAGTCTCATCTTTATGTGGGCAATATCATCGAGCAAAAATTCATCAGAAATTTGTACAAAACCCAGATTTTCATAAAATTCTTTGGCATAGCTTTGGGCTTCTATGTAAATAGCATCGGCATTAAAAAATTCTTTTGCTGCTTTTATCCCTTCCTTTAAGACCAAAGTTCCAAGGCCTTTGCGTCTTTTCTTTGCTATGACTCTGCCTATTGCAACATCTTCACTTTCAACTCCCCTGTCTAAAACACGTAGATATGCTACAATTTCATCTCCATCTTTTATGTAAACGTGTATAGCATCTTGATCAAGGTTATCAATCTCTTGGTAAAGGCACTCCTGCTCTAGGACAAATACATCAAACCTAAGTTTCAAAATACCGTACAATTCATTGGTATCAAGTCCGCTAAAACGTTTTCTATAAAATTCCATAATATCACCTCTCTAGAATATAAAGTAACTATTAAGTTAATACTATTATATCAAATATTGTTTATTTGGCGATTAAGTATAAAATTATAAATAATAAAAAACCCGCCTAATAATTATCAGACGAGTTTTATAAAAATCTTAACCAAGCATAATTTTTTCAAGTTCAAGTGGTTCGATGTATTGGTCTCCCTTGTAGGCTCTCATATTTCCACCAGATATTTCATCTATTAGTGCAACCTTACCATCTTCTATCCTACCAAATTCAAATTTGATATCGTATAAGTCTAGTCCCTTTTTAGCTAATTCTTCTTTAACTATTTCCCCAATATTTAAGGCTAAGTCTTTGAGTTCTTCGTATTCTTCTTCTGTCATAATATTTAGTAATGCTAGGGCATCTTTTGTGATTAGTGGGTCATTTCTGTCATCATCTTTTAATGTGATTTCTACATATGGATCGATTTTTGTTCCATTTTCTATATATTTACCATATCTTCTAATAAAAGATCCTACTGCATAGTATCTAACTATTACTTCTACACCTTGACCAAATACTTCTGCTTTTTTGACAACTGCTTCATTTTTGTCTAAATCAGCTGATACAAAGTGAGTTGTAAGTCCCTTGTCATTTAGCTTTTCATAGAAGAATTTTGTCATCGCAACTGCTTGGTGGCCAGCACCTTCCATGGTTAGACCAACAGTATTTGCACCTGGATCAAATACACCGTCGTTGCCTGTAACATCATCTTTAAATTTTAATAAATATTCTTCATCATTTAATTTGTAAACATCTTTTGTTTTTCCTGTGTATACTTTTTCCATATCATGCTCCTTATAAATTAATTTTTATATCTTTATTTCCTTTTGTAACTTTACCTATTTTTCTAGCTTCATCGCCCAATAATTCCAAGGTTTTTTGCTCATATTCTGGGCTTACAAATACCACCATACCTATGCCCATATTGAATGTATGGTACATTTCCTCAGTATCTATCTCGCCCCATTCTTGGATTTTTTTAAATATTGGATCTATTTCAAATTCACTAAGGTCAAATTCAACTGACAAATCATCTTTTAGTACCCTTGGTACATTCTCATATAGGCCACCGCCTGTAATATTGGCAATAGCCTTAACTTCTACATTTTTAGTAAGATCTTTAATCTCTTTTGCATAGATTTTTGTTGGTGTAAGTAACTTTTCTCCAATACTTTGATTTTCATCAAATTGATCAGATGATTTTATACCAGCTTGTTCTAATGCTGCTCTTACTAGAGAAAATCCATTACTATGAATACCAGAAGATTTTAGTCCTATGGCCACATCGCCTTCTTCTAAGTTTTCTCCAGTTATTATTTTTTCTTTATCAACAATTCCTACTGCAAAGCCTGCAAGGTCATAGTCATCTTCCTTGTATATGCCAGGCATTTCTGCTGTTTCTCCACCAATTAGTGCTGCACCTGAATCTAAACAGCCTTGGGCAACTCCACTTACTAAATCTGCCATTTTCTTTGGATTTAGTTTGCCAGTAGCTATATAATCTAAGAAAAACAGTGGCTTTGCCCCTTGGCAAATAATGTCATTTACACACATGGCTACACAGTCTATTCCAACTGTGTCATGCTTATCCATTTCCATTGCTAGTTTGATTTTTGTACCAACTCCATCTGTGCCACTTAATAAAACTGGATTTTTCATACCAGTTAAATCAGGAAGAAAAGCACCTGCAAAACCACCTATGTCTGTTAGAACTTCTTTGCCATGAGTTTTCTTCACAATTTGTTTGATAAGCTCTACTTCTTCGTAGCCCTTTTCCTTATCTACTCCCGCATCCTTGTATGTGAGTTTTGCCATTATATTTCCCCAAGATTTTTGTCATCTTCTATAACTTTGTCTAGCATTTCTTTCTTGTGATCTTTTAATCTTTGAGAAAGATCTTCATCAGATAGAGCCAAGATTTGAATTGCTAATAGGGCTGCATTATCTCCACCATTTATAGCAACTGTTGCAACAGGAACTCCCTTTGGCATTTGTACCATGGAAAGAAGTGCGTCAAGTCCTGCAGTATTTGTTCCTCCGACTGGTAGGCCGATTACTGGTTTTATTGTCATTCCTGCCATAACTCCAGCAAGGTGAGCTGCCATTCCTGCTATGCCTATATAAACTTTTGCATCATCGGCTGCCATTGTTTTTTCTAGGACATCTAGGGCACGGTGAGCAGAAATTACTGAAACTTTGTAATCTATATCAAATTTCTTTAATATTTTAGTAACTTTCTTTGCAATTTCAACATCGCTTGCTGATCCCATTATTACTCTAACATCTGTCATTTTTTCCTCCTAGTTTTTGCTATAGTTTGGTGATTCTCTGGTTATTGTGATATTGTGTGGATGGTTTTCTATGAGTGAAGCTGAAGAAATCTTGATAAATTTAGCTTTTTCATAAAGTTCATTTAAGTCTTTGCTTCCAACATATCCCATACCAGATTTTAGTCCACCTAGTAATTGGTAAACTACTTCCCCAACAGGACCCTTGTAGGCCACCCTACCTTCGACACCTTCTGGCACGTATTTTTTTGTATTTGTTTGGAAATACCTATCTCCTGATCCATCTTTCATTGCAGCAAGGGATCCCATGCCACGGTATTCCTTGTATTGTCTACCTTCAAATACTATAGTTTCTCCTGGTGATTCTTCAGTACCTGCAAACAATGAACCAGCCATTATAACTGATGCACCACAAGCAAGGGCCTTGGTGATATCTCCTGAATACTTGATACCACCATCAGCAATCACTGGTATGTCGTATTTTTTGGCTTCATTTACACAATTAATTATCGCTGTTATTTGTGGTACCCCTATACCTGTAACAACCCTAGTTGTACAAATAGATCCAGGTCCTATACCTACTTTTACAGCATCTACTCCAGCCTTTATCAAATCACGTGTTGCTTCTGCTGTTGCAACGTTACCTGCAATAACTTGTAAGTCAGGATATTTTGCTTTCAAATCTTTAATTGCATTTATTACATTTTTAGAATGACCGTGAGCGGTATCTACAGTTATGACATCGACATTGGCTTTTACAAGAGCATCGACTCTTTCAAGCATATCATTTGTAATACCTACTGCTGCTCCTACAACTAGCCTATTATTAGCATCTCTTGCAGAATTTGGATATTGTCTTGACTTTTCTATATCTTTTATTGTTATAAGGCCCTTTAGTTTATTGTCCCCGTCTACAATTGGTAGTTTCTCTACTTTAGCAGATTCCATAAGCTTTATTGCTTCTTGCATCTTGATACCTTCATAACCTAGGACAAGATTATCCTTTGTCATAATCCCATCGATTTTTACACTTGGATCATCTTGGAATCTAACATCTCTATTGGTTAGGATTCCCTTTAAATACATTTCTTTATCTACTATAGGTACTCCAGAAATCCTATAATTTTTCATTATATCTAGGGCATCTTGCAAGATATTGTCTGGGTGTAGATAAAAAGGATCGGTGATAACTCCATGTTCAGATCTTTTTACAACATCAACTTGTCTGGCTTGTTCTTCTATAGACATATTTTTGTGGATGATGCCTATACCACCTTGTCTAGCCATGGCTATAGCCATTTGGGACTCTGTAACTGTATCCATACCAGCTGACATCATTGGTATATTTAACTTAATTTTTTTGGTTAAATAAGTTTGTGTGTCTACTTCATTTGGTAATACTTCTGATGGCCCTGGGACTAATAGGACATCATCAAATGTTAATCCTTCTCCTAAAAATTTCATTAATATTCCTTTCTAAAATAATTCACTGCATTTTCAAAAACTTCTTCTCTTTGGACATTATAAACATTCTTGTATAGGTCATCATCTAATCTTTCGGCATGACCCATTCTTCCTAGGATTTTGCCATCTTTGGATAAAATTCCTTCAATGTTATAATTCGAACCATTTGGTGATGATTCATATACAGAAAATATTTGATCATTTGCTAAAAGTTCTTTTAATTTTTCTTCACTTATTACAAATCTTCCTTCTCCATGAGAAATTGGAATTCTATAAGTTTTGTCTAAATCAACTCCGACAGTCCAAGGACTGTTATTTGTCAATGTCTTAGTATTTACAAAAGTTGAGATGTGACGTGAACATGTATTGTTGGTAAGTGTCGGATCATCTGCTTCTGGTATGATGACTTTGCCATAAGGCAACAAGCCTGTTTTGACCAAGGCCTGGAAGCCATTACAAATTCCTAAGATTAAGCCGTCATTTTCATTTAATAAGTAGTCAATTGCTTTTGATATCTTTTCATTGCGTATTATATTTGCCAAAAACTTAGCTGACCCATCAGGTTCATCTCCAAGTGAGAATCCACCAGGGATTACGAATATCTGTGACTTCCTTAATTCTTTATCAAGATTATCTATAGATTCTTTAATATCAGCTTCATTTTGATTTTTAAACACTAGTATATTTGCATCAGCACCAGCATCTACTAGTGTTTTTTGAGTATCCCATTCACAGTTAGTGCCAGGTGCTGCCAGGATTAGGGCTCTTGGTTTTTCTAAAGTCTTATCAGATTTTAGCTTTCGATGGGCTTTTCCAGGTTTTAATTTCTGGTATTTCACCTCTTTATATCCTGGGAAAATTTCATCTAGACTGTGGACATAGGAATCATATAGCCTATCTTTATCCAATTTTTGACCATTTACTATGATATCTTCGCCAAATTCTCCAATATTTTCTATAAAATCACGGTCATCTTTGTATTCTACAACAAAGGATCCAAACATAGGATTGTATAGGTTGTCATAATCTATAGTAAATCCAGTATTTCCAACTGCTTGTTCATAAATATCTGGTAGAAGTCCTTTTCTAGTCAAGGTAATAGCTGAAATAATATTGCCTTCTCTTATATCTTTTATAAGCTTATTGTAATTATTTTCCAATTCTTCTAGGTCTAAAGTGCCATCTCCTTTATATGGGGTTCTTATAAGTCCTAGTTTGCCTTTGCCTTTTAGATCATTAGTAATAATATTTTCGACATCCTCAGTAGTTACAGCAAAGGAAATCAATGTAGGTGGAACCTTTATATCTTCAAAAGTGCCACTCATGGAATCTTTGCCACCAATTGGTGGGATTTCAAAGAAACTTGTCACTTCAAAGGCACCTATTAAAGCCTTTAATGGTTTTGACCAAGTCTTGGCGCTATCCATCTTTTCGTAAAATTCTTGGAAAGATAGTCTTATTTGATTTAGGTCAGACCCTGCAGCAACTAACTTGGATATAGATTCAATAACTGCATAATATCCACCTAAATATTGGCTTGCACTAGAAAGATTTGGATCAAATCCATAAGTCATTAGAGAGGCTGTTTTTGAAATACCATCTCTTACTGGGATCCTTGCTGCCATAACTTGGGATGGATTAAGAAGTTTTTCACCTCCAAGTGGGTTTAAAACAGTATTCTTACCTACAGTTGAATCAAACATTTCTATTAGATTTTTCTTTGATGAAACATCTAGGCTCGCTACTTTTTCATAAAACTTACTTGGATCATCATCTTTTTCACTAATAAGTTCAGGTAAAGATTCGCTTACTACTTGGACTTTTTCTGACCTATCAGCACCATTGGTATTGATGAAATCATAGGAAAGTTTGGCTATTACTTCATCCTCATAATACATAGTCATAGTATTATTATCAGTTACACTTGCCACTAGTGTTGCTTCTAAGTTTTCACTTCTTGCAAGCTCCATAAATCTTTCTTTATCAGCACTATCAATTAATACTGCCATTCTTTCTTGAGACTCTGATATAGCAATTTCAAATGGTTTCAGACCTTGGTATTTTAGTGGAACTTTGTCTAATTGAATATCAATTCCATCAGCCAGCTCCCCTATTGCAACTGCTACACCTCCAGCTCCAAAGTCGTTACATTTTTTGATGAGCTTAGCAGCTTGTGGGTTTCTAAATAACCTTTGGATCTTTCTTTCTTCAGGTGCATTTCCCTTTTGAACTTGGGCAGATTCTGTTTGAATTGATGTTACCTTGTGAGATTTAGAAGAACCTGTTGCTCCTCCTATACCATCTCTACCAGTTTTGCCACCCAGCAAAATTACTATATCGCCAGGCTCTGGATTTAGTCTTTTGACATTTTCTGCCGGAGCGGCTGCAATTACTGCACCACACTCCATTCTTTTTGCCTTGTAACCTTCGTGATAGAACTCATCAACCAAACCTGTTGCAAGTCCTATCTGGTTACCATAGGAAGAATAGCCAAGAGCTGCTTCATGAGTAATTTTTGCTTGTGGAAGTTTACCCTCTAGAGTTTGATTATAGGATTCTTTGATATTTCCTGCTCCAGATAGTCTCATAGCTTGATAGACATAGGCTCTTCCTGAAAGTGGATCACGGATTGCGCCGCCTAGACAAGTAGATGCTCCTCCAAAAGGTTCAATTTCAGTTGGATGGTTGTGGGTTTCGTTTTTAAACATTAATAGATAATCTTCTGTACTTTCTTTGCCATCTCTTACCACTCTAACCTTGGTATAAATAGAGCAAGCGTTGATTTCTTCAGATACTTCTAGGTCAGCAAAGTTATCATTAGCCCTCATATATTTGGCAAGAATTGTACCGAAGCTCATCAGATTAATTGGCTTTTTGATATCAAGGGCCCTTCTCATTTGTAAGTATTTTTCAAATGAATCCCTGATTGCTTCGTCTAATAGGGTAGCTGTGTCAAATTCTATATCTAAAAACGTATTAAATGTCGTATGCCTACAGTGGTCTGACCAATAGGTATCTAGAATTTTCATCTCAGTTTCGTTTGGATCACGACCTTCTTTTTCAAAATAATCTCTTACAAGTCTTATATCATCAAGGCTCATAGACATAGAGTTTTCTTCTAAGAATTCACAAAGCCTACTATCGTCATAATCTCTAAAACCGTGATAAACTATATTTTCCAAATTCTTATGATTATCTGCCCTTAGAGTTGTTGG
It contains:
- a CDS encoding phosphoribosylformylglycinamidine synthase — its product is MNILIIGSGGREHALGKKISANDRKIYFAPGNGGTSDIGENIDIEVDDIEKLLDFAKNNDIDFTIVGPELPLCQGIVDEFEKNNLKIFGVNKKASKFESSKGFTKEFLNKYNIKTGDYLNTKDKKEAENYGKDLLEKNGKVVLKRDGLAAGKGVSIIDNVEDLTNTLDEIIGKDGKVIIEEYIDGFEMSLLCLTDSQTIIPLPTSKDHKKIFEKEVGPNTGGMGTYAPNLEAEAYTEKIEKEILPNIIDGFNKENIDYRGVLFIGFMINESGIYVLEFNVRFGDPETQVVLELIDNDILDLLIATSEKKLKDINLKVNDKKAVCLVLASNGYPGSYEKDKVIVFEDGIESTIYHAGSREENGQILTSGGRVLNIVAKADTFDQAIREVYQDAEKIKFENKYYRKDIGPSVKRVYVKRKDKYDFASKNLKTKIKNSLGIDLGDIKIYKRYDLETNDENLDKLLYQVLAEAPGDQVYAYGEAIKLQASFGKTIVSQYLPGQFNPREKGVVDTASLIIDDSNFLVKASTVYEISGANDEDLERIEEFLINPVDSQKVNLLGIPTTLRADNHKNLENIVYHGFRDYDDSRLCEFLEENSMSMSLDDIRLVRDYFEKEGRDPNETEMKILDTYWSDHCRHTTFNTFLDIEFDTATLLDEAIRDSFEKYLQMRRALDIKKPINLMSFGTILAKYMRANDNFADLEVSEEINACSIYTKVRVVRDGKESTEDYLLMFKNETHNHPTEIEPFGGASTCLGGAIRDPLSGRAYVYQAMRLSGAGNIKESYNQTLEGKLPQAKITHEAALGYSSYGNQIGLATGLVDEFYHEGYKAKRMECGAVIAAAPAENVKRLNPEPGDIVILLGGKTGRDGIGGATGSSKSHKVTSIQTESAQVQKGNAPEERKIQRLFRNPQAAKLIKKCNDFGAGGVAVAIGELADGIDIQLDKVPLKYQGLKPFEIAISESQERMAVLIDSADKERFMELARSENLEATLVASVTDNNTMTMYYEDEVIAKLSYDFINTNGADRSEKVQVVSESLPELISEKDDDPSKFYEKVASLDVSSKKNLIEMFDSTVGKNTVLNPLGGEKLLNPSQVMAARIPVRDGISKTASLMTYGFDPNLSSASQYLGGYYAVIESISKLVAAGSDLNQIRLSFQEFYEKMDSAKTWSKPLKALIGAFEVTSFFEIPPIGGKDSMSGTFEDIKVPPTLISFAVTTEDVENIITNDLKGKGKLGLIRTPYKGDGTLDLEELENNYNKLIKDIREGNIISAITLTRKGLLPDIYEQAVGNTGFTIDYDNLYNPMFGSFVVEYKDDRDFIENIGEFGEDIIVNGQKLDKDRLYDSYVHSLDEIFPGYKEVKYQKLKPGKAHRKLKSDKTLEKPRALILAAPGTNCEWDTQKTLVDAGADANILVFKNQNEADIKESIDNLDKELRKSQIFVIPGGFSLGDEPDGSAKFLANIIRNEKISKAIDYLLNENDGLILGICNGFQALVKTGLLPYGKVIIPEADDPTLTNNTCSRHISTFVNTKTLTNNSPWTVGVDLDKTYRIPISHGEGRFVISEEKLKELLANDQIFSVYESSPNGSNYNIEGILSKDGKILGRMGHAERLDDDLYKNVYNVQREEVFENAVNYFRKEY